From a single Pseudobutyrivibrio xylanivorans genomic region:
- the asnS gene encoding asparagine--tRNA ligase yields MSVKTTDVRTLSRNFKDYDGKEVTVSGWVRNMRDSKTFGFLVLADGTFFNPVQVVFNQDKIDNFDEVCHLNVGAAVYVTGTVVLTPEAKQPFEIQATKVEVEGKSTPDYPIQPKRHTMEYLRTQTHLRARTNTFQAVFRVRSLCAYAIHKFFQERDFVYVHTPLITGSDCEGAGEMFQVTTMDLNNIPKTEDGKVDFSQDFFGHATNLTVSGQLNGETYAQAFKNIYTFGPTFRAENSNTTRHAAEFWMIEPEISFADLEDDMILAEDMIKFVINYVLEHAPEEMEFFNNFIDKGLLDRLHHVASSDFGRITYTDAVAELEKHNDEFDYKVSWGCDLQTEHERYLTEKIFGKPVFVTDYPKEIKAFYMKLNEDGKTVAAMDCLVPGIGEIIGGSQREDDYDVLVQRMKECGLKEEDYQFYLDLRKYGSSRHAGFGLGFERCVMYLTGMGNIRDVIPFPRTVGNCDL; encoded by the coding sequence ATGAGTGTTAAAACAACAGACGTAAGAACACTATCAAGAAACTTCAAAGACTACGACGGCAAGGAAGTTACAGTTTCTGGATGGGTACGCAACATGCGTGATTCAAAGACCTTCGGATTCTTAGTACTTGCTGATGGTACATTTTTCAATCCAGTACAGGTAGTTTTCAACCAGGATAAGATTGACAACTTCGATGAGGTTTGCCACCTTAACGTAGGTGCAGCAGTATACGTAACAGGTACTGTAGTTCTTACACCAGAGGCTAAGCAGCCATTCGAGATTCAGGCAACAAAGGTTGAGGTAGAGGGTAAGTCAACACCTGACTATCCAATTCAGCCAAAGCGCCACACAATGGAATATCTTCGTACACAGACACATCTTCGTGCACGTACAAATACATTCCAGGCTGTATTCAGAGTTCGTTCTCTTTGCGCATACGCTATTCACAAGTTCTTCCAGGAGCGTGATTTCGTATATGTTCACACTCCACTTATTACAGGAAGTGACTGCGAGGGTGCAGGTGAGATGTTCCAGGTTACAACAATGGACCTTAACAACATCCCTAAGACAGAGGACGGTAAGGTTGATTTCTCACAGGATTTCTTTGGACATGCTACAAACCTTACAGTTTCAGGTCAGTTAAATGGTGAGACTTATGCTCAGGCATTCAAGAACATCTACACATTTGGACCTACATTCCGTGCTGAGAACTCTAACACAACTCGTCATGCAGCAGAGTTCTGGATGATTGAGCCAGAGATTTCATTTGCTGATCTTGAGGATGACATGATTCTCGCTGAGGACATGATTAAGTTCGTTATCAACTATGTTCTCGAGCATGCTCCAGAGGAGATGGAGTTCTTCAACAACTTCATCGACAAGGGACTTCTTGATAGATTACATCATGTAGCTTCTTCAGATTTTGGTCGCATCACATATACAGATGCAGTTGCTGAGCTTGAAAAGCACAACGATGAGTTCGATTACAAGGTATCTTGGGGTTGCGACCTTCAGACAGAGCATGAGAGATACCTCACAGAGAAGATTTTCGGAAAGCCTGTATTCGTTACAGATTATCCAAAGGAAATCAAGGCTTTCTATATGAAGCTCAACGAAGACGGTAAGACTGTAGCAGCTATGGATTGCCTCGTTCCTGGTATCGGAGAAATCATCGGTGGCTCACAGCGTGAGGATGACTACGATGTACTTGTTCAGAGAATGAAAGAGTGCGGTCTTAAGGAAGAGGATTACCAGTTCTACCTTGACCTTCGTAAATACGGTTCATCTCGTCACGCAGGTTTCGGCTTAGGTTTCGAAAGATGTGTTATGTACTTAACTGGCATGGGTAACATCCGTGACGTAATACCTTTCCCACGTACAGTTGGAAATTGTGATTTATAA